A genome region from Solanum pennellii chromosome 12, SPENNV200 includes the following:
- the LOC107006655 gene encoding transcription repressor OFP8 codes for MENRFKMKISSLFKSSFGSCKSKNISDDIDNNKKSVFQTQNHQHYQLVDLFSPKPTPFPSMFRHKCPQNPLPISGVRRNFLQAAVSVYCHNTTLDTNGQKCPPASPIFPHDEYSQENCNSKYYEKNSKKKNKKKKFKKMTNSKIKRFTNFDEEFANFHYKGIFSSDEESECDEDDNNTLFSSRSFTNSDSSEYSLRRKPRRRRAARGGVKGSLAVVKKSKDPYGDFRNSMLEMIMENQIFGAKELENLLKCFLKLNSQYHHEVIIDVFTEICEALFSSLS; via the exons atggaaaatagatttaaaatgaaaatttctaGTTTGTTTAAATCATCATTTGGTTCTTGTAAATCCAAGAATATTTCTGATGatattgataataataaaaaatcagtttttcaaactcaaaatcatcAACATTATCAATTAGTTGATCTTTTCTCTCCAAAACCAACTCCATTTCCTTCCATGTTTAGACACAAATGCCCTCAAAATCCACTTCCGATCAGTGGTGTACGCAGAAATTTTTTACAAGCAGCAGTATCGGTCTATTGTCACAATACGACTT tggATACAAATGGACAAAAATGCCCTCCAGCATCACCAATTTTTCCTCATGATGAGTATTCTCAAGAGAATTGCAACtctaaatattatgaaaagaattccaagaagaaaaataagaagaaaaaattcaagaaaatgacaaattcaaaaataaaaagatttactaattttgatgaagaatttgctaattttcattataaaggTATTTTTAGtagtgatgaagaaagtgaatgTGATGAAGATGACAATAATACCCTTTTCTCATCAAGGTCATTTACAAATTCTGATTCATCGGAATATTCTCTCCGGCGAAAACCGCGGCGGCGGAGGGCGGCGAGAGGTGGCGTAAAGGGTAGTCTTGCGGTGGTGAAGAAATCAAAAGACCCTTATGGTGATTTTAGAAATTCAATGTTGGAAATGATTATGGAAAATCAAATATTTGGTGCAAAAGAActtgaaaatttattaaaatgttttttaaaattaaattcacAATATCATCATGAGGTAATTATTGATGTTTTTACTGAGATTTGTGAAGCTTTGTTTTCTAGTTTGTCTTAG